A single genomic interval of Blastopirellula marina harbors:
- a CDS encoding sigma-70 family RNA polymerase sigma factor: MQGPETRRSLLVQIQDTSQQAAWQEFVTIYEPLVYRLARGKGIQHADAEDLVQDVFAAVQGAIERFDPESGKGSFRGWLFRISRNLMINFLTRQKEPQGSGDTRMLQLLHEHAAEDTESATLFDLEYRREVFTWAANQAREYFTDDTWQAFWRTGVEGESSEKVAADLRKTPGAIRVARCRVLAKLKEYVQHMDPQSLSAKG, translated from the coding sequence GTGCAAGGACCAGAAACGCGAAGATCACTGCTCGTACAGATTCAAGACACATCGCAACAAGCGGCGTGGCAAGAGTTTGTGACGATCTACGAGCCGCTCGTTTATCGCTTGGCTCGTGGAAAGGGGATTCAGCATGCCGATGCCGAAGACCTGGTGCAGGACGTGTTCGCTGCGGTTCAAGGAGCGATCGAACGTTTCGACCCCGAATCAGGAAAAGGCAGCTTTCGTGGCTGGCTGTTTCGGATTTCGCGAAATCTGATGATCAACTTTCTGACCCGTCAGAAGGAGCCCCAGGGTAGCGGTGACACGCGCATGTTGCAGTTGCTGCATGAACATGCCGCTGAAGATACCGAATCGGCCACGCTATTCGATCTAGAATATCGCCGTGAGGTTTTTACTTGGGCCGCCAACCAGGCTCGTGAGTATTTTACCGACGACACGTGGCAAGCATTCTGGCGAACTGGTGTCGAAGGGGAATCAAGCGAAAAGGTCGCTGCTGATCTGCGCAAAACACCTGGGGCGATTCGCGTCGCGCGGTGTCGAGTTCTAGCCAAGCTGAAAGAGTATGTCCAGCACATGGACCCACAGTCCCTTTCTGCGAAAGGCTAA
- a CDS encoding glutamine amidotransferase, with protein MSDWIQEQLILEWPNVWAARNWIVPACLLGGSVFLLVLWAYRSIEAPLWLKACCATFKSLAIVLLAMMLVEPMRSDSKPVPGANLFAVVADRSQSLQVADQDEANTRAELLKEQLERSQPWQVRLGQEFDVRRYEFDQQLVPVGEFEEYAAEGSGSAIVNSLTSMAERYAERPIAGILLFTDGNATDFPEVDIDWSSYPPIFPVMLGSEDTASDIGVQRVTASQTNFEAAPVTVTAEIEGKGFAGQSVVAELLDEKGELLQTQTVTDIRDDQAFSVRFQVKPEQRGVLFYQVRAYAQSQKGLFTDATKSTESTLLNNSRMVMVNRGQGPYNVLYVSGRPNWEFKFLNRSLADDIEVELHGLIRIAKKEPKFQFREKDSNANRIFTNTDDEDKEQVEQYDEAVLLRVGNLEEGELSGGFPKSADELFEYHAIILDDLEADFFTQQQKSLVQQFVSLRGGGLLMLGGMESFAEGDYHRSPIGELLPIYLSSVKSPPQQQEFGLSLTREGLLEPWVRVRTTQEEELQRLIEMPKLRTLNSVGSLKPGASELLSVKTSQGEQRPALVTQRFGKGRTGALFVGDLWRWKLHQASPDNEDLEKAWRQTIRWLVGDVPQRVRVEAIRQQDDPNHPLEIAVEVNDENFKPLDNASVSIEVSTPTGETLTLTAEPKDAVSGQYAANYVPRTPGAYRAKVTARNPDGSEIKQTETGWVSEPAGDEFFTLKPNRDFLETMARESGGEMVSLSGLESFVRTLSNRDIPVVEPKIHSVWHTWAVFLLAVGLLVFEWGLRRWKGLA; from the coding sequence ATGAGCGACTGGATCCAGGAGCAACTAATCCTTGAATGGCCCAATGTCTGGGCGGCTCGCAACTGGATTGTTCCCGCCTGTTTACTCGGTGGGAGCGTCTTCCTGCTCGTGCTATGGGCCTACCGAAGCATCGAGGCACCTTTGTGGTTGAAGGCCTGCTGCGCCACATTTAAGTCGCTGGCAATTGTTCTTCTGGCCATGATGTTGGTCGAGCCGATGCGTAGCGACTCGAAGCCAGTCCCTGGGGCAAATCTGTTTGCTGTAGTGGCTGATCGTTCGCAAAGTCTGCAAGTCGCCGATCAAGACGAGGCAAATACTCGGGCTGAATTACTGAAAGAACAACTCGAGCGAAGCCAACCATGGCAAGTTCGTCTCGGTCAGGAATTCGATGTTCGTCGCTACGAGTTTGATCAGCAGCTTGTTCCGGTAGGTGAATTTGAGGAATATGCGGCGGAAGGAAGTGGTTCCGCGATTGTCAATTCGTTGACCTCGATGGCCGAGCGGTACGCGGAACGTCCCATTGCTGGGATCTTACTCTTCACCGATGGCAATGCAACCGACTTTCCCGAAGTGGACATCGATTGGAGCAGCTATCCACCCATCTTTCCTGTGATGCTTGGCAGCGAAGACACGGCCAGTGATATTGGTGTGCAGCGCGTGACGGCCAGTCAAACCAACTTCGAAGCCGCCCCTGTTACAGTCACCGCAGAGATTGAAGGGAAGGGCTTCGCAGGGCAATCAGTAGTGGCGGAGCTTCTCGATGAAAAGGGGGAACTACTGCAAACGCAAACGGTAACCGATATCCGTGACGACCAAGCTTTCTCGGTTCGTTTTCAGGTCAAACCTGAGCAGCGTGGTGTGTTGTTTTATCAGGTTCGTGCCTACGCCCAATCGCAGAAAGGACTTTTCACCGATGCGACCAAGAGTACCGAGTCGACGCTGCTGAACAACAGCCGGATGGTGATGGTCAATCGCGGGCAGGGACCGTACAACGTGCTTTACGTGTCAGGACGGCCGAACTGGGAATTCAAGTTTCTCAATCGCTCGTTGGCCGACGATATCGAAGTGGAACTACACGGTTTGATTCGAATTGCTAAGAAAGAACCAAAGTTCCAGTTCCGAGAAAAGGACTCAAACGCGAATCGTATCTTTACTAACACGGATGACGAAGATAAAGAACAAGTCGAACAATACGACGAAGCTGTTCTGCTGCGGGTCGGTAATTTAGAAGAAGGAGAGCTGTCTGGGGGCTTCCCCAAGTCGGCCGACGAGTTGTTCGAATACCATGCGATCATCCTGGATGACCTGGAAGCCGATTTTTTCACACAGCAGCAAAAGTCGCTTGTGCAGCAATTCGTCAGCTTGCGTGGAGGCGGGCTGTTGATGCTAGGTGGAATGGAATCTTTCGCGGAAGGTGACTACCACCGATCCCCGATCGGCGAATTGTTGCCAATCTACTTAAGCAGCGTGAAGTCACCACCACAACAACAAGAGTTCGGATTGTCACTCACCCGCGAGGGGCTACTGGAACCTTGGGTCCGCGTGCGAACGACGCAAGAGGAAGAATTACAGCGGCTCATTGAAATGCCAAAACTACGAACGCTGAACTCGGTCGGTTCGCTGAAGCCCGGGGCAAGTGAACTGCTGTCGGTGAAGACCTCCCAGGGAGAACAGCGACCAGCCTTGGTAACGCAACGGTTCGGTAAAGGACGCACTGGCGCGCTATTCGTGGGTGACTTGTGGCGGTGGAAGCTGCATCAAGCTTCGCCCGATAATGAAGATCTGGAAAAAGCTTGGCGGCAGACGATTCGCTGGTTGGTGGGCGATGTCCCGCAGCGCGTGCGGGTGGAGGCAATTCGTCAGCAAGACGATCCCAATCATCCCCTGGAAATTGCTGTCGAGGTCAACGACGAGAACTTCAAACCGCTTGATAATGCCAGCGTTTCGATCGAGGTCAGCACGCCGACAGGGGAAACGTTGACGCTGACGGCTGAACCGAAGGATGCGGTCTCGGGGCAGTATGCCGCGAACTATGTTCCGCGGACGCCAGGTGCTTATCGGGCGAAGGTAACAGCACGGAATCCAGATGGAAGCGAAATTAAACAAACCGAGACCGGTTGGGTTTCCGAGCCGGCCGGTGATGAATTCTTTACCTTGAAACCGAATCGTGACTTTCTCGAAACGATGGCCCGCGAATCGGGTGGCGAGATGGTCTCGCTCAGCGGTCTCGAATCATTTGTGCGAACCCTCTCTAATCGCGACATCCCTGTGGTTGAGCCGAAGATTCATTCGGTGTGGCACACTTGGGCTGTGTTTCTATTGGCGGTTGGTCTGCTGGTATTCGAGTGGGGACTGCGGCGCTGGAAAGGACTTGCCTAA
- a CDS encoding BatA domain-containing protein, with protein sequence MSVLSGFFLLGAAAIAAPILFHLIRRTPKAHYEFSSLMFLKPSPPKLTRRSRLDQWFLLLLRSLVILLLVIAFMRPYFRSEAQLSPEDVAQRHIAILVDQSASMRRGDLWQQTIDEAKSTVDNLEPTDEVSLFTFDETLHTVVTPEETGQLTRSQRRELVREKLDELSPTWGASNLGGALLSVAERLEATDDLRQTHAALQIVLVSDVQSGSQLDALQTSQWPESVRLDVRTMAPTDGSNARVRILASEEDSIDEQRAPRVRVRNVADAKIEQFEVAWSDGSTDQSRSVAFYVPPGESLVLDVPYDVGGAKPDRLLLRGDGEGMEFDNTFFVVPPLQEQIQIAYFGSEAEDDANEMRFYLTRAFGETPARKVEVQAYDAETGPKWEFDAAPRFVVITQAPSTEQQAEIDRYLNHGGHALVVLKSDEMVNQVSEWLGGISLFPSQQADDDSQEDYAMLGHIDFRHPLFVPFAAARYNDFTKIRFWDHRRVNLDGVDGANVIAQFEDGTPALWSMQRGVGNLYVMTAGWNRSDSQLALSTKFLPLLSRWLELGARGQLASQSYVVNQAVPLPDANGKQSVRTPDRKTLELTDAAETFAETTVPGIYTLIHDGHESSFAVNLADAESETDSLPLERLEQFDIAMGTTPTQAEQLEQMRQLRDVELESRQKIWKWLVVAVLVLLAVETLLAARRTHQPAQELGDLA encoded by the coding sequence ATGAGTGTTCTTTCCGGATTCTTTTTATTGGGAGCGGCTGCGATCGCAGCGCCGATCTTGTTTCACTTGATCCGGCGAACGCCAAAAGCCCATTACGAATTCAGTTCATTGATGTTCCTTAAACCATCTCCGCCGAAATTGACGCGACGGAGTCGGCTCGATCAGTGGTTCCTTCTCTTGCTTCGTTCGCTGGTGATTTTATTGCTGGTGATTGCCTTCATGCGGCCCTATTTCCGCAGCGAAGCACAACTATCCCCTGAGGATGTGGCCCAGCGGCACATTGCGATTCTTGTCGATCAAAGTGCCAGCATGCGAAGGGGTGATTTGTGGCAGCAAACAATCGACGAAGCCAAGTCTACCGTCGACAATTTGGAACCGACCGATGAGGTGTCGTTGTTTACTTTCGACGAAACACTTCACACCGTGGTCACCCCGGAAGAGACTGGCCAACTCACACGCAGCCAACGGCGTGAATTGGTGCGTGAGAAGCTCGACGAATTGTCGCCTACGTGGGGAGCGAGTAACCTGGGCGGCGCCTTGTTGAGCGTGGCCGAGCGTTTGGAAGCGACCGACGACCTTCGTCAGACGCACGCGGCACTACAAATTGTGCTGGTAAGTGACGTTCAATCAGGCTCGCAGTTAGATGCCCTGCAAACCAGCCAGTGGCCGGAGTCGGTCCGGTTAGACGTTCGCACGATGGCTCCGACCGATGGATCGAACGCCCGTGTTCGAATTCTCGCCAGTGAAGAGGATTCCATTGATGAACAACGGGCCCCGCGAGTACGTGTACGGAACGTTGCCGATGCCAAGATCGAACAATTTGAAGTCGCATGGAGCGATGGTTCAACCGATCAGTCCCGCTCGGTGGCGTTTTATGTTCCCCCTGGCGAAAGCTTGGTCCTGGACGTTCCCTACGATGTTGGCGGGGCGAAACCAGATCGGCTGCTACTTCGCGGCGATGGTGAAGGAATGGAGTTCGACAATACGTTCTTCGTAGTTCCGCCGCTTCAAGAGCAGATTCAAATTGCTTATTTCGGATCGGAAGCAGAAGACGATGCGAACGAAATGCGGTTCTATCTGACACGGGCATTCGGCGAGACACCGGCCCGCAAAGTCGAAGTACAAGCTTACGACGCGGAAACGGGTCCCAAGTGGGAATTTGACGCCGCGCCACGTTTCGTGGTGATCACACAAGCACCAAGCACAGAGCAGCAAGCCGAGATCGATCGCTATCTGAATCACGGCGGACATGCGTTGGTCGTCTTGAAGAGCGATGAGATGGTCAACCAGGTCAGTGAATGGTTGGGGGGAATCAGTTTGTTTCCCAGCCAACAGGCAGATGACGATTCCCAAGAGGACTACGCGATGCTGGGGCACATCGACTTCCGGCATCCGCTTTTCGTACCGTTCGCAGCGGCACGTTACAACGATTTCACCAAAATTCGATTCTGGGATCATCGTAGGGTGAACTTGGATGGAGTTGACGGTGCGAATGTAATAGCTCAATTCGAAGATGGCACACCTGCCCTCTGGTCGATGCAACGTGGCGTGGGCAATCTATACGTCATGACCGCTGGCTGGAATCGCAGTGATAGTCAGTTAGCTCTTTCGACCAAATTTCTCCCGCTGTTGTCCCGTTGGTTGGAACTGGGGGCCCGTGGTCAATTAGCGTCGCAGTCCTATGTTGTGAATCAGGCCGTGCCTCTGCCGGATGCCAACGGAAAACAAAGTGTGCGAACGCCAGATCGTAAGACATTAGAACTGACGGACGCTGCGGAAACCTTCGCCGAAACAACTGTGCCTGGCATTTACACGCTAATCCACGATGGTCATGAGTCGTCATTTGCGGTGAACCTGGCCGACGCGGAAAGTGAGACTGATTCGCTACCGCTCGAACGATTGGAACAGTTCGACATCGCCATGGGGACGACCCCCACCCAAGCCGAGCAGTTAGAGCAGATGCGACAACTGCGCGACGTCGAGCTAGAGAGCCGCCAGAAAATTTGGAAGTGGCTGGTCGTGGCAGTCTTGGTGCTCTTGGCTGTGGAAACTTTGCTCGCCGCTCGGCGAACGCATCAACCCGCTCAGGAATTGGGAGACCTCGCATGA
- a CDS encoding DUF58 domain-containing protein has translation MSNGSTSSAKTAAGKRGSAALIDPGSLMRIKNLELRASAIVEGFLTGLHRSPYHGFSVEFTEYRQYSTGDDTRFLDWKLYARSDRYFIKCFEDETNLRCHLLVDLSRSMSFGTVGYDKAEYAKTAAATIAYFLSLQRDAVGLLTFDEAITDRIPARFRPGHVHQLMMSLERAPAGKATDIEKPLEQIAATVAKRGVVVLISDLLTPIGSLKKNLSYLRARGHEVVVLRVLDPREIDFKFDQPAMFHDVESGRNLYIDPDAARENYLGQFQEHANALQTICNNLGVDLHQISIDRPLELILFDLLADRMKRGRGTVRQRTPIAGSGS, from the coding sequence ATGAGTAACGGATCGACTTCTTCAGCCAAAACTGCCGCCGGTAAACGAGGTTCGGCCGCGTTGATCGACCCCGGTTCGCTCATGCGCATCAAGAACTTGGAATTGCGGGCCAGCGCGATCGTAGAAGGTTTTCTCACTGGATTGCATCGCTCGCCGTACCACGGGTTCTCGGTTGAATTTACTGAGTATCGCCAATATTCTACCGGCGACGATACACGTTTTCTCGATTGGAAACTGTATGCCCGGTCCGATCGCTACTTCATCAAATGCTTCGAGGACGAAACCAATCTACGATGTCACTTGCTAGTCGATCTCAGTCGCTCGATGAGCTTCGGTACGGTCGGCTACGACAAAGCCGAATATGCCAAAACGGCTGCTGCCACGATTGCTTACTTTCTTTCGCTGCAGCGTGATGCCGTCGGTTTGCTGACGTTTGATGAAGCAATTACCGACCGCATACCGGCCCGCTTTCGGCCTGGCCACGTGCATCAATTGATGATGAGTCTCGAACGAGCACCAGCGGGCAAAGCAACCGACATTGAAAAGCCGCTTGAGCAGATCGCGGCGACGGTTGCCAAACGAGGCGTCGTGGTGTTGATCTCGGATCTCCTGACTCCCATTGGTTCGCTCAAGAAAAACCTCAGCTATCTTCGAGCTCGTGGGCACGAGGTGGTCGTCCTGCGTGTCCTTGATCCTCGTGAGATTGATTTCAAATTCGATCAACCGGCGATGTTTCATGATGTCGAATCGGGACGAAACTTGTACATCGACCCGGACGCAGCCCGCGAAAACTATCTTGGCCAGTTCCAAGAGCACGCCAATGCCTTGCAGACGATCTGCAATAATCTGGGAGTTGACTTACATCAGATTTCAATCGATCGACCTCTGGAATTGATACTGTTCGATCTGCTTGCGGATCGAATGAAGCGGGGCCGCGGGACGGTTCGCCAACGGACACCCATTGCAGGAAGTGGCTCATGA
- a CDS encoding AAA family ATPase: MSTETEGHDAEQQVVEQIRVGREQILSELSKSVIGQHEVIEQLLLCLFAGGHCLITGAPGLAKTLLVNSISQIFDLEFRRIQFTPDLMPADITGTEILEETEEGRRKLQFAKGPIFANVILADEINRTPPKTQAALLEAMQEHQVTAAGVRYKLEEPFFVLATQNPIEMEGTYPLPEAQLDRFMFNIWMDYLPEDDEVAVVNQTTSRSNEPINSLFSGEDVLRFHGIVKKVPIAESLVRYAVRIADASRPGRANTPDFVNEWVTWGAGLRAAQYLVLGAKARALLQGRPHVAAEDIKALAHVTLRHRILVGYRAEAEGVTVEKVIDRLLKTIPVPGA, translated from the coding sequence GTGAGTACTGAGACTGAAGGCCATGATGCCGAGCAACAAGTTGTCGAACAAATCCGTGTCGGCCGCGAACAGATTCTAAGCGAACTCTCCAAGTCTGTGATCGGTCAGCACGAAGTGATCGAACAACTTCTCCTGTGCTTGTTTGCTGGCGGGCACTGCCTGATCACTGGTGCCCCTGGCCTCGCAAAAACGTTGCTGGTCAATTCGATCTCGCAGATTTTCGATCTTGAGTTTCGTCGTATCCAGTTTACGCCCGACCTGATGCCAGCCGACATCACCGGTACCGAAATCTTAGAAGAAACCGAAGAGGGGCGTCGTAAGCTGCAATTCGCCAAAGGGCCAATCTTTGCCAACGTAATTTTGGCCGACGAAATCAACCGTACTCCGCCGAAAACGCAAGCTGCCTTGCTGGAGGCGATGCAGGAACATCAGGTCACCGCCGCCGGGGTTCGCTACAAACTGGAAGAGCCGTTCTTTGTGCTCGCGACCCAAAACCCGATCGAAATGGAAGGGACCTACCCGCTTCCAGAAGCACAACTCGACCGGTTCATGTTTAACATCTGGATGGACTACCTGCCCGAGGATGACGAAGTTGCGGTCGTTAATCAAACGACCTCTCGCTCCAACGAGCCGATTAACTCTCTGTTCTCGGGTGAAGATGTTTTGCGTTTCCACGGTATTGTCAAGAAGGTGCCGATCGCCGAGTCACTGGTGCGCTACGCGGTCCGCATCGCCGATGCCTCACGGCCAGGTCGGGCAAACACGCCTGATTTTGTCAACGAATGGGTCACTTGGGGAGCCGGGCTGCGCGCGGCTCAGTACTTAGTACTGGGGGCGAAAGCTCGTGCCTTGCTGCAAGGTCGGCCTCATGTTGCAGCGGAAGACATCAAGGCGTTGGCTCATGTCACACTGCGACATCGAATCTTGGTTGGTTATCGCGCGGAAGCGGAAGGCGTAACCGTCGAGAAGGTGATTGATCGCTTGCTGAAGACTATTCCGGTACCGGGGGCCTGA
- a CDS encoding DUF4159 domain-containing protein gives MILKSKPARLLLLVACLTLITGVVFAQFGGGGRRMRDNFGGRGYRSSPERGAKNDWEIDERFQHDAFRFARVKYTSYGWRDKWAIDFPESDLNLPHRLRELTSMEVHPESVIVELTDDDLSDYPFLYIVEPGDMNLSQGEVEGLRRYLLNGGFLMVDDFWGEDEWYTFYQNIKRVFPDREPQELPLEHDIFHLVYDLQEKPMIVSIGTWMRGSSTERSDAQEPHYRGIFDDDGRMMAIICHNTDLGDGWEEEGVDPTYFKQYSERFAYPLGINIITYAMTH, from the coding sequence ATGATCTTGAAATCGAAACCGGCAAGGTTACTGCTTTTGGTTGCCTGTCTCACGCTGATTACTGGGGTCGTCTTCGCTCAATTTGGTGGAGGGGGCCGACGCATGCGCGATAACTTCGGTGGTCGCGGATATCGCAGTAGTCCGGAACGGGGCGCGAAGAATGACTGGGAGATCGACGAGCGTTTTCAGCACGATGCATTTCGCTTTGCGCGAGTTAAGTACACCTCGTACGGTTGGCGAGATAAGTGGGCAATCGACTTTCCGGAAAGTGATTTGAATTTACCGCATCGCTTGCGGGAGCTAACTTCGATGGAAGTCCACCCAGAGAGTGTCATTGTCGAATTGACCGACGATGATCTTTCTGACTATCCATTCCTATACATCGTTGAACCGGGCGATATGAATCTCTCGCAAGGCGAAGTTGAAGGGCTGCGACGTTATTTGCTCAACGGTGGTTTTCTGATGGTCGACGACTTCTGGGGCGAGGACGAGTGGTATACGTTCTACCAGAATATTAAGCGGGTTTTTCCCGATCGTGAACCGCAAGAGTTGCCGCTCGAGCACGATATCTTCCACTTGGTGTACGACCTCCAAGAGAAGCCGATGATTGTGAGTATCGGCACTTGGATGCGGGGCAGTTCCACCGAACGCTCTGACGCCCAAGAACCGCATTACCGAGGCATCTTCGACGACGACGGCCGCATGATGGCAATTATTTGTCATAACACCGATCTGGGTGATGGATGGGAAGAGGAAGGGGTCGATCCTACCTACTTCAAGCAATACTCCGAGCGATTCGCTTACCCCCTGGGAATCAACATTATTACCTATGCCATGACCCACTAA
- a CDS encoding tetratricopeptide repeat protein, whose amino-acid sequence MGVLCGIRSTAAATLLETRELFRTGQYAECAELSGQEIEKGSYSLEWRFLKLESEMALGRYADAAVTLEEAKKVSSSNMKLMWIERDVRRFNGQSAKADEVLADIGARVERSSGTYRDLETMIVIGKFFLEIGADPKQIRIDVYKQLQKRAPSFVGSYLASAELALSKNDYALAAEDYLKALEADDDNPEVMYGLARSFESSDAEKAEAYLKQALEINPNHVPSLLLVAENHLLSESYDKTEEVLEQIFKVNPAEPRAWAMQAVLAHLANDHEKESYSRAKALSHWTDNPEVDYLIGKYLAQKYRFAEAAESQRKALAFDSDYLPAKMELANDLLRLGEVDTGWRLAEEVFDRDNYNVVAHNLSTLHEHMQKFRTLQSDGFVVRMDAKEAEIYGPRVLDLLREAKKVLCEKYDVELNETIAVEIFPKQQDFAIRTFGLPGGAGFLGVCFGNVITMNSPASRGDNPSNWEAVLWHEFCHVVTLTKTRNKMPRWLSEGISVYEEGLKNPAWGQSISPAYRQMILGDDLTPVSELSSAFRRPPSSQHLMFAYYESAVVVEFIVEQFGIESLRAILVDLGKGLQINDALARHAAPLDGLDAVFEKYIRERANEFASDASFESEELPPFTKSADWKEWIGEHPDNFLALQQYAMTLLREEQWEAAQEPIDKLLEFAPNYAGEGNALRMKAKIHQELGETEPEIEVLEQLADLSSDALDVYRRLAELHSAEKNWASVVTNAQRILAVNPLTSEPYQLLATAGERLDDREVALSGLQILTLMDPYDPADIHYRVALMLKETGKLEEARKHVLFALEEAPRYRDAHKLLLSLADSPVSKPEDATSDTPMTPGEGKEAENKAESISPEMASSESKTSETPSTDKPSSPEKESLKDEVPSTKTMNPTPLGTGAEKAAPNQGPAPDNNPSADTPDSAIPASSPLPDDNE is encoded by the coding sequence GTGGGAGTTCTTTGCGGCATCCGCTCAACCGCCGCGGCCACCTTGTTGGAAACACGCGAACTGTTTCGTACCGGGCAATACGCCGAGTGTGCCGAACTATCCGGGCAAGAGATTGAAAAAGGTTCGTATTCGCTCGAATGGCGTTTTCTGAAACTGGAAAGCGAGATGGCCCTTGGCCGTTACGCCGACGCTGCTGTCACGTTGGAAGAAGCGAAGAAGGTTTCCTCCTCCAACATGAAGCTCATGTGGATCGAACGGGATGTCCGTCGCTTTAATGGGCAGTCCGCCAAAGCGGATGAGGTTCTCGCTGATATCGGAGCACGCGTCGAACGATCGAGCGGAACCTATCGCGACCTGGAAACGATGATTGTCATCGGCAAGTTCTTTCTCGAGATCGGTGCCGATCCTAAGCAAATTCGTATCGACGTTTACAAACAACTACAAAAGCGTGCTCCCAGTTTTGTCGGCTCGTACTTGGCATCGGCTGAATTGGCTTTGTCCAAAAACGATTATGCCCTTGCTGCGGAAGACTATTTAAAAGCGCTTGAAGCGGACGACGACAATCCAGAAGTGATGTATGGTCTGGCGCGTTCGTTTGAATCAAGCGACGCGGAGAAAGCCGAGGCTTATCTTAAGCAAGCCCTTGAGATCAATCCGAATCATGTGCCCAGCTTACTGCTCGTTGCCGAGAATCATCTGCTTTCCGAGAGCTACGACAAGACGGAGGAGGTGCTTGAGCAAATCTTTAAGGTCAATCCAGCCGAGCCGCGTGCTTGGGCGATGCAGGCGGTGCTCGCTCACTTGGCCAATGATCATGAGAAGGAAAGTTATAGTCGAGCGAAAGCGTTAAGTCACTGGACGGACAACCCGGAGGTGGACTATCTGATCGGCAAGTACCTTGCGCAGAAGTATCGTTTCGCTGAGGCGGCTGAATCTCAGCGAAAAGCGTTGGCGTTCGACAGCGATTACCTGCCGGCCAAGATGGAGCTGGCAAACGATTTGTTACGTCTTGGTGAAGTCGACACCGGTTGGCGGTTGGCAGAGGAAGTGTTCGACCGCGACAACTACAACGTGGTCGCCCACAACCTTTCGACCCTGCATGAACACATGCAGAAGTTCCGCACACTTCAAAGTGACGGCTTTGTTGTACGAATGGATGCCAAAGAAGCCGAGATCTATGGACCACGTGTACTGGACTTGCTTCGTGAAGCGAAAAAGGTTTTGTGCGAAAAGTACGATGTCGAGTTAAACGAAACGATTGCTGTCGAGATCTTTCCGAAGCAGCAAGACTTCGCGATTCGGACGTTTGGCTTGCCTGGCGGAGCTGGCTTTCTGGGCGTCTGTTTTGGCAACGTCATTACGATGAACTCGCCAGCGTCGCGCGGCGATAATCCTTCCAATTGGGAAGCGGTGTTGTGGCATGAGTTTTGTCATGTGGTCACGCTGACCAAGACACGCAACAAGATGCCACGCTGGCTCAGCGAAGGAATCTCGGTCTACGAGGAAGGACTCAAGAATCCAGCTTGGGGTCAATCCATTTCGCCCGCGTATCGCCAGATGATCTTAGGTGACGACCTGACACCGGTCAGCGAACTAAGCAGTGCGTTCCGGCGGCCTCCCAGTTCCCAGCATTTGATGTTCGCTTACTACGAATCGGCGGTCGTGGTTGAGTTTATTGTTGAGCAGTTTGGGATCGAGTCGTTGCGTGCCATCTTGGTGGACCTAGGTAAGGGATTGCAGATCAACGACGCCTTAGCACGCCATGCGGCTCCCTTGGACGGGCTGGACGCGGTCTTCGAAAAATACATCCGCGAGCGTGCCAATGAGTTCGCATCGGACGCCAGCTTCGAATCCGAAGAGCTTCCCCCGTTTACCAAGTCAGCGGACTGGAAGGAGTGGATCGGTGAGCATCCAGACAACTTCCTTGCGCTGCAACAGTACGCGATGACCCTTTTGCGGGAAGAACAGTGGGAAGCTGCGCAAGAGCCGATAGATAAGCTGCTGGAATTTGCGCCAAATTACGCAGGAGAGGGGAACGCGCTGCGGATGAAAGCGAAGATCCATCAAGAATTAGGCGAAACCGAGCCCGAGATCGAGGTGTTAGAACAACTAGCCGATTTGAGTTCCGATGCGCTGGACGTCTATCGCCGCCTCGCAGAATTGCATTCGGCAGAGAAGAACTGGGCATCGGTGGTAACCAATGCTCAGCGAATTTTGGCGGTCAATCCGTTAACGTCTGAACCTTATCAGTTGTTAGCGACCGCTGGCGAGCGGTTAGACGACCGCGAAGTAGCCCTGTCTGGTTTGCAAATATTAACGCTGATGGATCCCTACGATCCCGCGGATATCCACTATCGCGTGGCGTTGATGTTGAAAGAGACCGGCAAGCTGGAAGAAGCTCGCAAGCACGTCCTATTCGCATTGGAGGAAGCCCCTCGTTATCGAGACGCTCACAAGTTACTCCTTTCACTGGCTGATTCACCAGTTTCTAAGCCGGAAGATGCCACGAGCGACACCCCCATGACGCCAGGCGAAGGAAAGGAAGCTGAGAACAAGGCGGAATCCATTAGCCCCGAGATGGCATCCTCAGAATCGAAAACATCGGAGACTCCATCTACTGACAAGCCGTCCTCTCCTGAAAAGGAGAGCCTCAAGGACGAAGTACCAAGTACAAAGACGATGAATCCCACGCCTCTGGGAACTGGGGCGGAAAAAGCCGCTCCCAACCAAGGCCCCGCCCCGGACAATAACCCATCTGCCGACACTCCTGATTCCGCTATTCCCGCTTCCTCGCCGCTTCCGGACGACAACGAATGA